In bacterium BMS3Abin02, the genomic stretch ACTTCCAGGCGGATCCTCCGTCCGATCAATGATCTCCACCGGGGGCCATCCTCGGGCCGAACGTCGCTGGACTTCAACACCCGACGCAAGCACGGTCGTGCTCGGCATGCTCCCCAGATACACGACGTTGAAGCGTTCCACGGAGGCCCGACGCCGGACGACCTCTCTCGCATGGACCGTGGGCGTTTGGCGGTCCCGCATCGCTCGGCGCCCTTCCTCGACGATCATTGCCAGCCGCAGCTGCTCGATCGGCCAGAACGCGACGCGGTGTGTTCCGACAACGACGTGTCCCGGCATCTCACACGCACGATCCCATGCGGCGGTGACCTCGCGGCGAGAGGCGTCCGGCAGCACCTCGACAACACGGGTGCCATACGCTTCACTCAGGAGAGCGCCATGGGTCGCGACCTCTGCTCCTGTCGGCAAGATGACCATTGCAGAGCCGCCTGAGCGAAGAACGGGTCCGACATTCAGGACGGCATCGGTCGACTCTTCCCTGCCAACCAGCAAGTAGACGGCCCTCGTCCGGCGCCCGGCGGCTGCGGCGGAGATCGGCGCAGGTAGATCTCTTGGCGCTTCTTGCAGGACCGGGGGAAGCGCTTCTGCTTCCACGCCACCAGGCAGGTTCGGAGGTCCGGCGCGACGCAGCAGAGCCGCCAAGGGGGCGACATAGTGATGAGCCGCCCATCGCAACGTCTGCAAGAGATCTTCGGTAAAGATCGGCACCTCGGCCGACACCGCCTCGATCGTCTTCAGGCCCGAGGTTTCACCGGGCTCCACATCCACGACCCACCCGCGCACGACCCTTCGTCCCAGCGGCACACGCACAACGGATCCGATGGGGAGTGGTTGATCGGTCGCGTATCTGAACCCCTCATCGACAGCGTACGTGGGAAGATCGGGAACGACTCGCGCAATGCGCAAAGTCAGCCTGCCTCCCTGGCCAGATCGCCGGCGACGTCGGTCGCCTCCCAAGGGAATCCTTCTCGACCGAAATGGCCGTACGCAGATGTCGCCGTATAGATCGGCCGACGGAGACCGAACCGTTCGATGATCGCTTCCGGTCGAAAGTCGAATCGTTCCCTGACGAGCTCGTCGAGGGCCACGGGGTCGATGCGCTCCGTACCGAAGGTCTCTACGCGAATGGAGAACGGCCGGGCACGTCCGATCGCGTATGAGAGCTGCACCTCGCACTCCTCGGCCAAGCCGGCGGCCACCACGTTCTTCGCCGCATATCTCGCGGCATACGCCGCGGAGCGATCTACCTTGGTGGGGTCCTTCCCGGAGAAGCTTCCTCCCCCGTGACGGGCCGCACCCCCGTACGTGTCGACGATGATCTTGCGCCCCGTGAGGCCGGTATCGGCTTCAGGCCCGCCCACTTCAAACCTCCCCGAAGGATTGACGAGCAGCTCGAACTCTCCGGTGTTCAGCGAACCGTCGAGTGCAGGTCGAACGACCGCTTCCGTGAGCTCATCCTTCAGCCGCTCCTGAGAAACCCCCGGCTTGTGCTGGGCCGAGATCAGCACCCGGTGCACCGCGACGGGTTTGCGGCCCTCATACTCGACGGTCACCTGGGTCTTCCCGTCGGGACCCAGATACTCGAGCGTCCCGTTCTTCCGGACTGCTGCCAGTCGCTCTGCGAGCCGATGCGCATACTCGATCGGAGCGGGCATGAGTTCCGGAGTTTCGTCGACCGCATAGCCGAACATGATCCCCTGATCTCCGGCACCGAGACGGTCCATGGGGTCGGTGGATCCGTTCCTCCACTCCAAAGACACGTCGACTCCACCGGCGATGTCGGGGCTCTGCACACCGATCAGGTTGTCGATCCGGCATGTTTGCGCAGAGAATTCCGCTGCGGAATCGTCGTATCCGGAAGCTGCGATTGCACCACGGGCCGTCCTGTCGACGTCGATCCGGGCGCTGCTTCCGATCTCGCCTGCAACGAGGACCCTGCCCCGGGTGACGAGCGTTTCACAAGCGACGCGTCCCACAGGGTCCTGTCTGAGCACCTCGTCGAGTATCGCGTCGGAGATGCGATCGGCGACCTTGTCGGGATGCCCTTCGGTGACGGATTCAGAGGTGAAGAACCAGGTGCGCATCGCCGGGAGTATACGGTATCGACGTACCGTATTCGCGGTTCGGGCGGCCGCGAACAGGAAGCCGGCTCCGTGCGTGCCAACAGACCTGAACGCGTTCGTTCCGCCGGGCTATCGGGTTCGGCGCGGTCTCGCTCTCTCCGCGATGAGGTCCCAGAGACGCACGGCAACCTCTTGTTTCGGCATGAGCGGCCACGTGTCGATGGCACCGTCGGGATCGAGGATGCTCACCTGGTTGGTCCCGGTTCCGAATCCGGACCCCTCCGCGCTCACGTCGTTGGCAACGATGAAGTCGGCGCCTTTGTCGCGGGCCTTCTCGACCGCTGCCTCCGCCGGGCCCGTCTCGGCGGCGAATCCCACGAGGAAAGGTCGAGCCTCGAGCGCCGCGACCGCAGCGAGAATATCGGGCGTCCGGGTCATTCTCAGTAGCGGCGGGCCTTCTTTCCGTCGGAGCTTGTGATCGGAGGTCTCGGCCGGCTTGAAGTCTGCAACGGCGGCAGCCATCACGGCCACATCGATCTCTGGAGCACGTTCCAGCACCGCTTCCGCCATTTCATCCGCGGTCTCGACCGTGACACGATCCACTCCCGGAGGTGTCTCGAGGGCCGACGTGCTCACCAACGTCACACGTGCGCCTCTTCGGGCGGCTTCCGCGGCGATGGCGTGGCCCATCTTCCCGGTCGAACGGTTGCCGACAAACCGGACAGGGTCGATAGGCTCCCGTGTGCCGCCTGCCGTCACGAGTACGTGCCATCCTGCAAGCTCGGGATTCATCATCGCCGAGAGGGCGGTGATGATCTCCTCAGGTTCGACCATCCTTCCCGGCCCTGTGTCCCCGCCGGCGAGCGCTCCGGAAGCCGGACCCACGAAACGGTAGCCATCGGCCATCAGTGTGGACACGTTCCTTCGTGTTGCCGCGTTTTCCCACATCTCGGTGTGCATCGCGGGAGCAAGGAGCACCGGGGAGCGCGTTGCCAGAAGCGTTGCCGACAGGAGGTCGTCTGCCAGTCCGGCGGCCGCTTTGGCGATCGTCGTGGCGGTTGCAGGTGCAACCACGACACCTTCTGCCCACTGCGCAAGTTCGGTGTGCGGACTCACCCGACCGAAGAGATCGGTCAGGACCCGGTGGCCGGTCACCGCGGAGAAGCTCTGCGTACCAACGAAGCGCTGTGCAGCGTCGGTCATGACCACCTGGACGTCTGCGCCCTCCTCGCCGAGTCGTCGAGCCAGGTAAACGGCCTTGTATGCGGCGATTCCTCCGGTAACTCCGAGCAGGATGCGCCGCTGCATGGGCAGCTAGTCCTCTGCGCGATCGATGACGAGCTTGCCCTCGGCGATCTCTTCGAACGCGATCGTCAACGCCTTGTGGCTCAACGTATGTACCTGCGGTGGAACGTAGTGGCCGATTCCTTCGCCCAACTGGTTGAAATAGGCGTTGATCTGCCGGGCGCGGCGGGAAGCGAGCACGACGAGATCGAACCGACCTCCTGCTACTTCGAGGAGGTCTTCGACTGGTGGTTGCATCATGATGAGTCTGCTCTCGTGGGGGGTGCGGCAAGTATACGCAGGATCTGGGCGACTGTGTCCTCAACCCGCCTGTTGACGACGACATGATCGAAGGTGTCTCTTGCATTGCTCAGCTGCCATGCCGCTATTTCGAGTCGTCGATCGATCTGTTCCGGGTCGGTATCTCCCCTCCCCCGAAGTCTCTCCTCGAGGGCCTCCATCGACGGAGGGGCCACGAACACCGTGATCGCCTCGGGGAACGCCGCTTTGACTTGCGCGGCACCGTTGACCTCGATGTCCAGCAACACGTCGTTGCCGGATGCGAGCTGCTCCAGCACGGGATCCTTGGGGGTCCCGTATTGATGTCCGGCGTATTCTGTCCATTCGAGGAGTCGGCCCGAGGACCGCAGACGGTCGAACGTCTCCGGGGTGACGAACCGGTAGTCCACCCCATCCACCTCTCCGGGTCGGCGCCGTCTCGTCGTGACCGAGACGGAAAAGAAGAAGGGATGTCGTTCGTGAAGTGCGGCCACCACTGTCGACTTGCCGACACCTGAAGGACCGGAAACGACGATGAGGCGCCCACGATCGGTACTCACGAGCTACTCGCGCCGACCCGGGATGCGTCGAGCGCTGAGGACGCCGCGGGCAACGATGCACGATCGTAGAGATGCG encodes the following:
- the priA_2 gene encoding primosomal protein N'; the protein is MRIARVVPDLPTYAVDEGFRYATDQPLPIGSVVRVPLGRRVVRGWVVDVEPGETSGLKTIEAVSAEVPIFTEDLLQTLRWAAHHYVAPLAALLRRAGPPNLPGGVEAEALPPVLQEAPRDLPAPISAAAAGRRTRAVYLLVGREESTDAVLNVGPVLRSGGSAMVILPTGAEVATHGALLSEAYGTRVVEVLPDASRREVTAAWDRACEMPGHVVVGTHRVAFWPIEQLRLAMIVEEGRRAMRDRQTPTVHAREVVRRRASVERFNVVYLGSMPSTTVLASGVEVQRRSARGWPPVEIIDRTEDPPGSGLFARRVRSSIAGALGRGVRVFVFSHRRGYAPAFRCVKCKTLRRCPSCGSRPEPGDKCSRCGTELGSCTVCGGRRFEPLGAGVGRISEALRRAHGDGAVGAVGSEAPIWVGTERDIPALVGVGLGVVGDADGLILGSAYNAAEEALRIFARLAVSIPFGNGRHLIVQTGQPNHPVIAALRSGDPLPFLEGELRVRQEFGLPPAGEVIVVEVTGGTRDARTLLQEAVGTGATLLGPAGRSGKLRWLIQGRDLSGVRSLLRSAVQTLRDGGAAVRLDVDPLDL
- the metK gene encoding S-adenosylmethionine synthase, with the protein product MRTWFFTSESVTEGHPDKVADRISDAILDEVLRQDPVGRVACETLVTRGRVLVAGEIGSSARIDVDRTARGAIAASGYDDSAAEFSAQTCRIDNLIGVQSPDIAGGVDVSLEWRNGSTDPMDRLGAGDQGIMFGYAVDETPELMPAPIEYAHRLAERLAAVRKNGTLEYLGPDGKTQVTVEYEGRKPVAVHRVLISAQHKPGVSQERLKDELTEAVVRPALDGSLNTGEFELLVNPSGRFEVGGPEADTGLTGRKIIVDTYGGAARHGGGSFSGKDPTKVDRSAAYAARYAAKNVVAAGLAEECEVQLSYAIGRARPFSIRVETFGTERIDPVALDELVRERFDFRPEAIIERFGLRRPIYTATSAYGHFGREGFPWEATDVAGDLAREAG
- the coaBC gene encoding coenzyme A biosynthesis bifunctional protein CoaBC, yielding MQRRILLGVTGGIAAYKAVYLARRLGEEGADVQVVMTDAAQRFVGTQSFSAVTGHRVLTDLFGRVSPHTELAQWAEGVVVAPATATTIAKAAAGLADDLLSATLLATRSPVLLAPAMHTEMWENAATRRNVSTLMADGYRFVGPASGALAGGDTGPGRMVEPEEIITALSAMMNPELAGWHVLVTAGGTREPIDPVRFVGNRSTGKMGHAIAAEAARRGARVTLVSTSALETPPGVDRVTVETADEMAEAVLERAPEIDVAVMAAAVADFKPAETSDHKLRRKEGPPLLRMTRTPDILAAVAALEARPFLVGFAAETGPAEAAVEKARDKGADFIVANDVSAEGSGFGTGTNQVSILDPDGAIDTWPLMPKQEVAVRLWDLIAERARPRRTR
- the rpoZ gene encoding DNA-directed RNA polymerase subunit omega — translated: MMQPPVEDLLEVAGGRFDLVVLASRRARQINAYFNQLGEGIGHYVPPQVHTLSHKALTIAFEEIAEGKLVIDRAED
- the gmk gene encoding guanylate kinase; the encoded protein is MSTDRGRLIVVSGPSGVGKSTVVAALHERHPFFFSVSVTTRRRRPGEVDGVDYRFVTPETFDRLRSSGRLLEWTEYAGHQYGTPKDPVLEQLASGNDVLLDIEVNGAAQVKAAFPEAITVFVAPPSMEALEERLRGRGDTDPEQIDRRLEIAAWQLSNARDTFDHVVVNRRVEDTVAQILRILAAPPTRADSS